One window of Candidatus Phytoplasma solani genomic DNA carries:
- the pheT gene encoding phenylalanine--tRNA ligase subunit beta → MKILEPILKKYFYNLPENNNIFNLINNYISEVKAFHPISKNTNLVVGKIIHYHKIPNSQKLNLVTVDIGQRILKIVCGASNLVNNRKIIVALEGAFLEGLQTTLKNKQIYGVFSEGMLCTLEELGINPTILTQKEKEGIYLLEDPNDEIILGSNALIPLGLDGFLLELGVTPNRTDLLSYLGFVKDFEAVLKSIPLNKDNQILENKKNLLACQKTKNPFLSLPDSFFKVTIKSDSCYEYHACILENITIKTSPLWLRNTLLKSDIKPINNVVDITNLIMLEYGIPLHAFESHNIKEIKIRQALSQEKITTLNQNTFQLDQNDLVITDGAYPIALAGIVGLLESGIKEDTKKIILECAYFKPETIAKTSHKLKIKTMSSLRFEKGIDPSLIPLVLQKACNLLMTLADGKITYQPISQKKEELKLKTIDLSLDFVKEKIGISFLPTQIKNWLVNLDYRVLESNSTALKVIPPLRRYDVNIKENIIADLIRLYGCKNLIAQKDIKNKQTKMTLKQKNLRELKKLLVNLGFYETVTYSLISQEMFEAFNYQKESIKILNPLSQDKIILRQSLLSSLIEVISYQHKRKTFDNAFFEIGKLYYPQTERLSLSLVLSGKIFNSGWLKQGFISSFFVLKGIVEKISALLGIKLTYQKSSSNPNLHPGIQAKILYHHQTIGLIGKTHPTLNEKYHLKESFVCELLLLDQFLTQKNKIVYQPISKFPIITRDLAFLIDPKYCFLDITKTIKTNLSLDLIDCQLFDVYQINNDKKELSLAFRLSFSNPSQNLEKNMIEQRMHIIIETLIKHYQIKIR, encoded by the coding sequence ATGAAAATTCTTGAACCGATTTTGAAAAAATATTTTTATAACTTGCCTGAAAATAACAATATTTTTAACTTAATTAATAATTATATTAGTGAGGTGAAAGCTTTTCATCCCATTTCTAAAAATACTAATTTAGTTGTTGGAAAAATTATTCACTATCACAAAATACCTAATTCGCAAAAACTAAACTTAGTAACAGTTGATATAGGCCAAAGAATTTTAAAAATTGTTTGTGGTGCTTCTAATTTAGTTAATAATCGCAAAATAATTGTTGCTTTAGAAGGAGCTTTTTTAGAAGGATTGCAAACAACTCTTAAAAATAAACAAATTTATGGTGTTTTTTCTGAGGGTATGCTTTGTACTTTAGAAGAGTTAGGGATTAACCCAACTATTTTGACCCAAAAAGAAAAAGAAGGGATTTATCTTTTAGAAGATCCAAATGATGAAATAATATTAGGAAGTAATGCTTTAATTCCTTTAGGTTTAGATGGTTTTCTTTTGGAATTAGGGGTAACCCCTAATCGAACTGATCTTTTATCTTATCTTGGTTTTGTTAAAGATTTCGAAGCTGTTTTAAAAAGTATACCTTTAAACAAAGATAATCAAATATTAGAAAATAAAAAAAATTTGTTGGCTTGTCAAAAAACAAAAAACCCTTTTTTATCTTTGCCAGATTCTTTTTTTAAAGTAACTATAAAAAGTGATTCTTGTTATGAATATCATGCTTGTATTTTGGAAAATATCACAATTAAAACCTCTCCTTTGTGGTTAAGAAATACTCTTTTAAAATCAGATATCAAACCAATTAATAATGTCGTGGATATAACTAATTTAATAATGCTTGAATACGGTATCCCTTTACATGCTTTTGAATCTCACAACATTAAAGAAATTAAAATAAGGCAAGCTTTGTCGCAAGAAAAAATTACGACTTTAAACCAAAATACCTTTCAATTAGATCAAAATGATTTAGTTATCACAGATGGCGCTTATCCAATTGCTTTAGCTGGTATTGTTGGACTTTTAGAAAGTGGTATCAAAGAAGACACTAAAAAAATAATTTTAGAATGTGCCTATTTTAAACCAGAAACTATTGCCAAAACTAGTCATAAACTTAAAATAAAAACCATGAGTTCTTTACGATTTGAAAAGGGAATTGACCCTAGTTTAATCCCTTTAGTTTTGCAAAAAGCATGCAATCTTTTAATGACTTTAGCTGATGGCAAAATAACTTATCAACCAATAAGTCAAAAAAAAGAAGAATTAAAATTAAAAACAATTGATTTAAGTTTAGATTTTGTAAAAGAAAAAATCGGTATTTCATTTTTACCAACACAAATAAAAAACTGGTTGGTAAATTTAGATTATCGTGTTTTAGAGTCAAACTCAACTGCTTTAAAAGTGATACCTCCTTTGCGTAGATATGATGTCAACATCAAAGAAAACATTATTGCTGATTTAATTCGTCTTTATGGTTGTAAAAATTTAATTGCCCAAAAAGATATCAAAAACAAACAAACTAAAATGACTTTAAAACAAAAAAATCTTAGAGAATTAAAAAAATTGTTAGTTAATTTAGGTTTTTATGAAACTGTCACTTATAGTTTAATCAGTCAAGAAATGTTTGAAGCTTTTAATTATCAAAAAGAATCAATCAAAATATTAAATCCTTTGTCGCAAGATAAAATTATTTTAAGACAAAGTTTATTAAGTAGTTTGATCGAAGTCATAAGTTATCAACACAAAAGGAAAACTTTCGACAATGCTTTTTTTGAAATTGGCAAACTTTACTATCCGCAAACAGAAAGATTAAGTTTATCTTTAGTTTTAAGTGGCAAAATATTTAATAGTGGTTGGCTAAAACAAGGTTTTATAAGTTCTTTTTTTGTTTTAAAAGGGATTGTGGAAAAAATTAGTGCTCTTTTAGGAATTAAATTAACTTATCAAAAAAGTTCTTCTAACCCTAATCTTCATCCAGGAATTCAAGCCAAAATTTTATATCATCATCAAACAATTGGATTAATAGGAAAAACTCATCCCACATTAAATGAAAAATATCATTTAAAAGAAAGTTTTGTTTGTGAATTATTGTTATTAGACCAATTTTTAACTCAAAAAAACAAAATTGTATATCAACCAATCAGTAAGTTTCCAATTATCACTCGTGATTTAGCCTTTTTAATCGATCCAAAATATTGTTTTTTAGATATTACAAAAACTATTAAAACTAATTTATCACTTGATTTAATTGATTGTCAATTGTTTGATGTTTATCAAATAAATAATGACAAAAAAGAACTTTCTTTGGCTTTTAGATTATCTTTTTCTAATCCTTCGCAAAACTTAGAAAAAAACATGATCGAACAAAGAATGCACATAATTATTGAAACTTTAATCAAACATTATCAAATTAAAATAAGATAA
- the pheS gene encoding phenylalanine--tRNA ligase subunit alpha, with protein MKNKIKLLKDQFELSLAKNKNSLEDLIFLEQTFLGKKGLLQELNQTLKNIPSEQKPVIGKLINDFKQAIIYTLQQEQKHLKEKALNLELMQEDVDVNLPGFNFFSGSIHPLYQIIEQLEDLFLSLGYEIKDGNEIESDFYNFEMLNISKNHPARAMQDSFYIDSENLLRTHTSNIQIKEMLAHQGKPLKIISSGKVFRKDNDDATHSHQFMQLEGLVIDKKINFLDLKETLLTIIKELFGDSQEINLRPSYFPFTEPSVEVDLVIKKKDNSKEYLEILGAGLVHPQVLINANYDPEKYQGFAFGIGIERIAMIKYQIENIRYFYHNDIRFLKQFARKVKHENS; from the coding sequence ATGAAAAATAAAATTAAGCTTTTAAAAGACCAATTTGAACTTAGTTTAGCAAAAAATAAAAATAGCTTGGAAGATTTAATTTTTTTAGAACAAACATTTTTAGGGAAAAAAGGACTTTTGCAAGAGCTAAATCAAACATTAAAAAACATTCCTTCAGAACAAAAACCTGTTATTGGTAAATTAATTAATGACTTTAAACAAGCAATTATCTACACCTTACAACAAGAACAAAAACATTTAAAAGAAAAAGCGCTTAATTTAGAATTAATGCAAGAAGATGTTGATGTTAATTTACCAGGTTTTAACTTTTTTTCAGGAAGTATCCATCCCCTTTATCAAATTATCGAACAATTAGAAGATTTATTTTTATCTTTAGGATATGAAATTAAAGATGGCAACGAAATTGAAAGCGATTTTTATAATTTTGAAATGTTAAATATTAGCAAAAATCACCCAGCCCGAGCGATGCAAGATTCTTTTTATATTGACTCAGAAAATCTTTTAAGAACCCATACTTCTAATATTCAAATTAAAGAGATGTTAGCTCACCAAGGAAAACCATTGAAAATTATTTCTTCTGGCAAAGTTTTTCGCAAAGATAACGATGACGCTACTCATAGTCATCAATTTATGCAATTAGAAGGTTTAGTGATTGATAAAAAAATCAATTTTTTAGATTTAAAAGAAACTCTTTTAACAATCATTAAAGAACTTTTTGGTGATTCACAAGAAATAAATTTAAGACCTTCTTATTTTCCTTTTACAGAACCAAGCGTAGAAGTTGATTTAGTGATTAAAAAAAAAGACAATAGCAAAGAGTATTTAGAAATTTTAGGAGCTGGTTTAGTTCATCCTCAAGTTTTAATTAATGCCAATTATGATCCTGAAAAATACCAAGGTTTTGCTTTTGGTATTGGAATTGAAAGAATTGCTATGATTAAATATCAAATTGAAAATATTCGTTATTTTTATCATAATGACATTCGTTTTTTAAAACAATTCGCAAGGAAGGTAAAACATGAAAATTCTTGA
- the dnaE gene encoding DNA polymerase III subunit alpha: MRGVFYLQSYYSLLQSLNSLEKLVLKAKENDYDFVALSDESNLYGMPTFLKLCQNHKIKPILGIKINFLWKHQIGEFLVYAKNDEGIKNLIQLATVSKKKNQNNIPLEKISQLGQNLFIIITGICPFWEKIFVGNQKDEFNQLLKELKVIFSEIFLGISFQSFFLEKLTDNIFEFSSHFGIPCLPVHKTNYDNPKAKEAYQILAQMENKKIDSQIDLSFLTKNEFDAKYQKKPQIINPLKQLITKINYQTDLPNNFTLPSYLDFVESNKKQKKENEIKKESISSKISKKTPKNITSKKYLKKIAYQGLKKILTSSNLKYDQYQKRLDQELAIINDLNYENYFLIVSDLVKYAKQNNILVGPGRGSSSGSLVCFCLEITEIDPLKYHLIFERFLNPQRKTMPDIDLDFPDNKREIIIKYICQKYGLSRVANIITFGRFINKKAIIKELLKFKKIMPFQIKQLFNFLDNKTTQATNNLDDQINNLLQIASFLEGVPRFTGTHPAGIILNKDNLLQSIPLQKSNYLNLLQTQWEASDLESMGLLKIDLLGLHSLTIIEQIIAAIKKKEITFDLFSISLDDQKTFQLLSSGKTLGIFQLESYNAKTFLTKMAPQNFEDLIALLALNRPGPIDSFNLFLNNRNQNKKKQTYFDPLIDQILKPTYGVILYQEQIMQIVAAFAKYNLAEADLFRRAISKKDKKVLLQEKKYFIKKSQKEGHDIFLSNKIYDYILKFANYGFNKSHSVAYSLISYRMSYLKTHYFIEFMITLLNDALNDSLQTTILLKEVSQANITLVKPNVLFSLDQYYFKNKQLFLPLNIIKSVSNNFCKELIKERQKQNFLSFKDFKQRLCFCLNETILTNLIFSGALDQMGLNRKTLFHNQDLNEVKYYSFLPNHIIIYHQEFLPQQLNEAENKVFGFNLNNYIKQKN; encoded by the coding sequence ATGAGAGGTGTTTTTTATTTACAAAGTTATTATTCTTTATTACAAAGTCTAAATTCTTTAGAAAAACTAGTTTTAAAAGCTAAAGAAAATGATTATGATTTTGTAGCTTTAAGTGATGAATCTAATTTATATGGCATGCCAACTTTTTTGAAATTATGCCAAAATCATAAAATAAAACCTATTTTAGGTATCAAAATTAATTTTTTATGGAAACATCAAATAGGAGAATTTTTAGTTTATGCCAAAAACGATGAAGGAATTAAAAATTTAATCCAATTAGCAACTGTAAGCAAAAAAAAAAATCAAAACAACATTCCTTTAGAAAAAATTTCTCAATTAGGACAAAATTTATTTATTATTATTACTGGTATTTGCCCTTTTTGGGAAAAGATTTTTGTAGGTAACCAAAAAGATGAATTTAATCAATTGTTAAAAGAGCTAAAAGTAATATTTTCTGAAATTTTTTTAGGAATTTCTTTCCAAAGTTTTTTTTTAGAAAAACTAACTGATAACATCTTTGAATTTAGCTCTCATTTTGGAATCCCTTGTTTACCTGTTCACAAAACTAATTATGATAATCCAAAAGCTAAAGAAGCTTATCAAATTTTAGCCCAAATGGAAAATAAAAAAATTGATTCTCAAATAGATTTATCTTTTTTAACTAAAAATGAGTTTGACGCTAAATATCAAAAAAAACCACAAATCATCAACCCTTTAAAACAATTGATTACTAAAATTAATTATCAAACTGATTTGCCAAACAATTTTACCTTACCTTCTTATCTTGATTTTGTAGAAAGTAATAAAAAACAAAAAAAAGAAAACGAAATAAAAAAAGAAAGTATTTCTTCAAAAATAAGCAAAAAAACTCCTAAAAATATTACTTCCAAGAAATACTTAAAAAAAATAGCTTATCAAGGGTTAAAAAAAATTTTAACTTCCTCAAACTTAAAATATGATCAATATCAAAAAAGACTTGACCAAGAATTAGCTATCATCAATGATTTAAATTACGAAAATTATTTTTTAATTGTTAGCGATTTAGTTAAATATGCTAAACAAAATAATATTTTAGTAGGTCCTGGAAGAGGTTCTTCTTCTGGTTCTTTAGTTTGCTTTTGTCTTGAAATTACAGAAATTGATCCTTTAAAATATCATCTTATTTTTGAAAGGTTTTTAAATCCCCAAAGAAAAACTATGCCAGATATTGACCTTGATTTCCCTGATAACAAAAGAGAAATAATAATTAAATATATTTGTCAAAAATATGGGTTATCTCGTGTAGCTAATATTATTACTTTTGGTCGTTTCATCAATAAAAAAGCTATCATCAAAGAATTACTCAAATTCAAAAAAATAATGCCTTTTCAAATAAAACAGCTTTTTAATTTCTTAGACAATAAAACCACACAAGCAACTAATAATTTAGACGACCAAATAAACAATTTATTACAAATAGCATCATTTTTAGAAGGAGTGCCGCGATTTACAGGAACCCACCCTGCAGGAATTATTTTAAACAAAGATAACTTATTACAAAGCATCCCTTTACAAAAATCAAATTATCTAAATTTATTACAAACCCAATGGGAAGCATCAGATTTAGAATCAATGGGTTTGTTAAAAATTGATTTGTTAGGACTTCATAGCCTTACTATCATCGAACAAATAATAGCAGCAATTAAAAAAAAAGAAATTACTTTTGATCTTTTTTCTATTTCTTTGGATGACCAAAAAACTTTTCAACTTTTATCAAGTGGAAAAACATTAGGTATTTTTCAATTAGAATCTTACAACGCAAAAACCTTTTTAACCAAAATGGCGCCTCAAAATTTTGAAGATTTAATTGCTTTATTAGCTTTAAATCGACCAGGACCGATTGATTCTTTTAATTTATTTTTAAATAATCGTAATCAAAATAAAAAGAAACAAACTTATTTTGATCCTCTTATTGATCAAATTTTAAAACCAACTTATGGTGTTATCCTTTATCAAGAGCAAATTATGCAAATAGTGGCTGCTTTTGCTAAATATAATCTAGCCGAAGCAGATCTTTTTCGAAGAGCTATCAGCAAAAAAGACAAAAAAGTTTTACTACAAGAAAAAAAATATTTTATTAAAAAAAGTCAAAAAGAAGGTCATGATATCTTTTTATCAAACAAAATCTATGATTATATTTTAAAATTTGCTAATTATGGCTTTAATAAAAGTCATAGTGTTGCTTATTCTTTGATTAGTTATCGTATGTCTTATTTAAAAACTCACTATTTTATCGAATTTATGATAACTTTATTAAACGATGCTTTAAACGACTCTTTACAAACTACCATTTTATTAAAAGAAGTATCACAAGCCAATATTACTTTAGTAAAACCAAATGTTTTGTTTAGTTTAGATCAATATTATTTTAAAAATAAGCAATTGTTTTTACCTTTAAACATAATTAAAAGTGTTAGCAATAATTTTTGTAAAGAATTAATCAAAGAACGCCAAAAACAAAATTTTTTATCTTTTAAAGATTTTAAGCAAAGATTGTGTTTTTGTTTAAATGAAACTATTCTCACTAATTTAATTTTTAGTGGCGCTCTTGATCAAATGGGTTTAAATCGAAAAACTTTATTCCATAATCAAGATTTAAACGAAGTTAAATATTATAGCTTTTTGCCAAATCACATCATCATTTATCATCAAGAATTTTTACCACAGCAATTAAATGAAGCTGAAAACAAAGTTTTTGGTTTTAATCTCAATAATTACATAAAACAAAAAAATTAA